Proteins co-encoded in one Streptococcus pyogenes genomic window:
- a CDS encoding DUF3272 family protein: MTIRQFLFMAFVCAFETYFFNDLLLSGNYLFALFWGLLLFRDLRRVHTINQLTKTILKTANSPKKKD; this comes from the coding sequence ATGACTATTCGACAATTTCTTTTTATGGCCTTTGTATGTGCCTTTGAAACCTATTTTTTTAATGACCTGTTACTCTCTGGAAATTATCTCTTCGCCTTATTTTGGGGCTTGTTGCTCTTTAGGGATTTAAGAAGAGTGCATACCATTAACCAACTGACTAAAACCATTTTAAAAACGGCTAATTCTCCCAAGAAGAAAGACTGA
- the dnaX gene encoding DNA polymerase III subunit gamma/tau, whose protein sequence is MYQALYRKYRSQTFDEMVGQSVISTTLKQAVESGKISHAYLFSGPRGTGKTSAAKIFAKAMNCPNQVDGEPCNQCDICRDITNGSLEDVIEIDAASNNGVDEIRDIRDKSTYAPSRATYKVYIIDEVHMLSTGAFNALLKTLEEPTENVVFILATTELHKIPATILSRVQRFEFKAIKQKAIREHLAWVLDKEGIAYEVDALNLIARRAEGGMRDALSILDQALSLSPDNQVAIAIAEEITGSISILALGDYVRYVSQEQATQALAALETIYDSGKSMSRFATDLLTYLRDLLVVKAGGDNQRQSAVFDTNLSLSIDRIFQMITVVTSHLPEIKKGTHPRIYAEMMTIQLAQKEQILSQVNLSGELISEIETLKNELAQLKQQLSQLQSRPDSLARSDKTKPKTTSYRVDRVTILKIMEETVRNSQQSRQYLDALKNAWNEILDNISAQDRALLMGSEPVLANSENAILAFEAAFNAEQVMSRNNLNDMFGNIMSKAAGFSPNILAVPRTDFQHIRKEFAQQMKSQKDSVQEEQEVALDIPEGFDFLLDKINTIDD, encoded by the coding sequence ATGTATCAAGCTCTTTATCGGAAATACCGGAGCCAAACGTTTGACGAAATGGTGGGACAATCGGTTATTTCCACAACTTTAAAGCAGGCAGTTGAATCTGGCAAGATTAGCCATGCTTATCTTTTTTCAGGTCCTAGAGGGACTGGGAAAACAAGTGCGGCAAAGATTTTTGCAAAGGCCATGAATTGTCCTAACCAAGTCGATGGTGAACCCTGTAATCAATGCGATATTTGCCGAGATATCACGAATGGAAGCTTGGAAGATGTGATTGAAATTGATGCTGCCTCGAATAATGGTGTTGATGAAATTCGTGACATTCGAGACAAATCAACCTATGCGCCAAGTCGTGCGACTTACAAGGTTTATATTATTGATGAGGTTCACATGTTATCAACAGGGGCTTTTAATGCGCTTTTGAAAACTTTGGAAGAACCGACAGAAAATGTTGTCTTTATCTTGGCAACAACGGAATTGCATAAAATTCCAGCCACTATTTTATCTCGTGTGCAACGCTTTGAATTCAAAGCTATTAAGCAAAAAGCTATTCGAGAGCATTTAGCCTGGGTTTTGGACAAAGAAGGTATTGCCTATGAGGTGGATGCTTTAAATCTCATTGCAAGGCGAGCAGAAGGAGGCATGCGTGATGCTTTATCTATTTTAGATCAGGCTTTGAGCTTGTCACCAGATAATCAGGTCGCCATTGCAATTGCCGAAGAAATTACAGGTTCTATTTCCATACTTGCTCTGGGTGACTATGTTCGATATGTCTCCCAAGAACAGGCTACGCAAGCTCTGGCAGCCTTAGAGACCATTTATGATAGTGGGAAGAGCATGAGCCGCTTTGCGACAGATTTATTGACCTATCTGCGTGATTTATTGGTGGTTAAAGCTGGCGGCGACAATCAACGTCAGTCAGCTGTTTTTGATACCAATTTGTCTCTCTCGATAGATCGTATATTCCAAATGATAACAGTTGTTACTAGTCATCTCCCTGAAATCAAAAAGGGAACCCATCCTCGGATTTATGCCGAAATGATGACTATCCAATTAGCTCAGAAAGAGCAGATTTTGTCCCAAGTAAACTTGTCAGGAGAGTTAATCTCAGAGATTGAAACGCTCAAAAATGAGTTGGCACAACTTAAACAACAATTGTCGCAGCTCCAATCGCGTCCTGATTCACTGGCAAGATCTGATAAAACGAAACCTAAAACCACAAGCTACAGGGTTGATCGGGTTACCATTTTGAAAATCATGGAAGAAACGGTTCGAAATAGCCAACAATCTCGACAATATCTAGATGCTCTAAAAAATGCTTGGAATGAAATTCTAGATAACATTTCTGCCCAAGACAGAGCCTTATTGATGGGCTCTGAGCCTGTCTTAGCAAATAGTGAGAATGCGATTTTGGCTTTCGAGGCTGCCTTTAATGCAGAACAAGTCATGAGCCGAAATAATCTTAATGATATGTTTGGTAACATTATGAGTAAAGCTGCTGGTTTTTCTCCCAATATTCTGGCAGTACCAAGGACAGATTTTCAGCATATTCGTAAGGAATTTGCTCAGCAAATGAAATCGCAAAAAGACAGTGTTCAAGAAGAACAAGAAGTAGCGCTTGATATTCCAGAAGGGTTTGATTTTTTGCTCGATAAAATAAATACTATTGACGACTAA